The Corynebacterium jeddahense genome has a window encoding:
- a CDS encoding GH32 C-terminal domain-containing protein, which yields MTVYRPELHVTAERGILEGPAGVFRSGDEDSRVWHMFYQYRPTPDAPSRWGHEMSEDDPFSWLDCSDVIAPAGGETNVRAGSVTASGDGVDLYFSSETAAGNTVQIAHVAHVDELCGDDEDDDIAAAERIGAVVGDSAGASNFRSPCVVPDWGSADREQDHDGWLMLAVSGPVTAPKPVVLTSTDGRDWHLVGPLTFDGDTGVDLDASLVAPRLVRLRDEVDGEIHDVLFITLERDGKDTAVYAVGQLKGSVFRVDTPFTVVDHGHDFTRPRNTNYRPEEATADNLYERAYLYGFMTNTDRAGDPTAEPNWDAEGWANALTLPRRVTLAGGRLYQVPAPGLPDAVDTTDRARMWAGLCEVPSGSSVVVEVLDGAGEPAAVITHDGDTLTLDRLDGTPATASLNDDDEDNITVIVDGSTLEVYAGGGSVVMSSRIWPDGNCYGIRARANDGAAIHSEWRRGYTAGR from the coding sequence ATGACCGTGTACCGACCAGAACTGCACGTGACCGCCGAGCGCGGCATCCTCGAGGGCCCCGCCGGCGTCTTCCGCTCCGGCGACGAGGACTCGCGCGTGTGGCACATGTTCTACCAGTACCGCCCCACCCCGGACGCGCCGAGCCGCTGGGGACACGAGATGAGCGAGGACGACCCGTTCAGCTGGCTCGACTGCAGTGACGTCATCGCCCCGGCCGGCGGGGAGACGAACGTGCGCGCCGGGTCCGTCACCGCGTCCGGCGACGGCGTCGACCTGTACTTCAGCTCCGAGACCGCGGCGGGCAACACGGTGCAGATCGCGCACGTTGCGCACGTCGACGAGCTGTGCGGCGACGATGAGGACGACGACATCGCCGCGGCCGAGCGCATCGGTGCGGTGGTCGGGGACTCCGCGGGCGCGTCGAACTTCCGCTCCCCCTGCGTCGTGCCGGACTGGGGCAGCGCCGACCGCGAGCAGGACCACGACGGCTGGCTCATGCTCGCCGTCTCCGGGCCGGTGACGGCGCCGAAGCCCGTCGTGCTCACGTCGACTGACGGGCGCGACTGGCACCTCGTCGGGCCCCTCACCTTCGACGGCGACACCGGCGTCGATCTCGACGCCTCGCTCGTCGCCCCGCGCCTCGTGCGGCTGCGCGACGAAGTGGACGGCGAGATCCACGATGTCTTGTTCATCACCCTCGAGCGCGACGGCAAGGACACCGCCGTCTACGCCGTGGGCCAGCTCAAAGGGTCGGTGTTCCGCGTGGACACGCCGTTTACCGTCGTCGACCACGGGCACGACTTCACCCGCCCGCGCAACACGAACTACCGCCCCGAGGAGGCGACCGCCGACAACCTGTACGAGCGTGCCTACCTCTACGGCTTTATGACGAACACCGACCGCGCCGGCGACCCCACCGCCGAGCCGAACTGGGACGCCGAGGGCTGGGCCAACGCGCTCACCCTGCCGCGGCGCGTCACCCTCGCGGGCGGGCGCCTCTACCAGGTGCCGGCGCCGGGGCTGCCGGACGCCGTGGACACGACCGACCGCGCGCGCATGTGGGCGGGCCTGTGCGAGGTGCCGTCCGGCTCCTCCGTCGTGGTCGAGGTGCTCGACGGCGCAGGCGAGCCGGCCGCGGTGATCACCCACGACGGCGACACGCTCACCCTCGACCGGCTCGACGGCACCCCCGCCACCGCGTCGCTCAACGATGACGACGAGGACAACATCACCGTCATCGTCGACGGCTCCACGCTCGAGGTCTACGCGGGCGGCGGCAGCGTTGTCATGTCCTCGCGCATCTGGCCCGACGGCAACTGCTACGGCATCCGCGCGCGGGCGAACGACGGCGCCGCCATCCACAGCGAGTGGCGCCGCGGCTACACGGCCGGGCGCTAG